From a single Syntrophales bacterium genomic region:
- a CDS encoding CoB--CoM heterodisulfide reductase iron-sulfur subunit A family protein — protein MADTKVSDGDVFVIGGGISGLTTAVEAAEAGCRVILVEKEPFLGGRVARNNKYYTKLCPPSCGLEINFKRIKKNPNIQCLTLSEVEAISGGEGNYEATIRVNPRYVNENCTACGKCAEVCVTEIPNEFNLGMDKIRAAYLPYPMAFPMRYVIAPEIIGTEEAKKCLEACKYNAIDLTMKQETVKVKVGAIVVATGWDPYDAAKIDNLGFGKCRNVITNVMMERLASPSGPTKGRIVRPSDGKEVKTVIFAQCAGSRDENHLAYCSGVCCLASLKQATYVREQYPDAKATIFYIDIRALGKFEDFYTKVAMDENISLIKGKAARVEEDPATADVVVEVEDTLTGDKIKVRADMVVLATGMVPRPLGSNIAVTYDEFGFIVSDPSKRGIYGVGCARRPTGVAQSVQDATGAALKAMQSMVRR, from the coding sequence ATGGCGGATACAAAGGTTTCTGACGGAGATGTTTTTGTTATCGGAGGAGGGATCAGTGGGCTCACCACGGCCGTCGAAGCTGCGGAAGCGGGGTGCAGGGTCATCCTCGTGGAGAAAGAGCCTTTTCTCGGGGGAAGGGTGGCCAGGAACAACAAGTACTATACCAAGCTCTGCCCTCCATCTTGTGGACTGGAAATAAACTTCAAGAGGATAAAGAAAAATCCCAATATTCAGTGTCTCACACTGTCGGAGGTAGAAGCGATCTCCGGTGGGGAGGGGAATTACGAGGCAACCATCAGGGTAAATCCCCGGTACGTTAATGAGAACTGTACCGCCTGCGGAAAATGCGCCGAGGTGTGTGTTACAGAGATACCAAATGAGTTCAACCTTGGGATGGATAAAATCAGAGCTGCTTACCTTCCCTATCCGATGGCGTTTCCCATGAGATATGTGATAGCTCCGGAAATTATCGGTACGGAAGAAGCGAAGAAGTGTCTCGAGGCATGTAAATACAACGCCATTGATCTTACGATGAAGCAGGAGACCGTCAAGGTGAAAGTTGGGGCGATAGTTGTCGCTACAGGCTGGGATCCTTATGATGCGGCAAAAATTGACAACCTTGGTTTTGGTAAATGCAGGAATGTGATCACCAATGTAATGATGGAAAGGCTGGCATCTCCTTCCGGACCGACAAAGGGGAGGATAGTCAGGCCTTCTGACGGGAAAGAGGTGAAAACTGTTATCTTTGCCCAGTGTGCCGGCTCCCGGGATGAGAATCATCTTGCCTACTGTTCAGGTGTGTGCTGTCTCGCTTCCCTCAAACAGGCCACCTATGTGAGAGAACAGTATCCGGATGCAAAGGCGACGATCTTTTACATAGACATCAGGGCCCTCGGTAAGTTTGAAGACTTCTACACGAAAGTGGCAATGGACGAGAATATATCCCTTATCAAGGGAAAGGCAGCCAGGGTAGAAGAGGACCCGGCCACTGCCGACGTGGTGGTGGAAGTGGAAGACACGCTGACAGGCGATAAGATCAAAGTTAGGGCTGACATGGTTGTTTTAGCCACGGGAATGGTTCCCCGTCCACTGGGGAGTAACATCGCCGTAACGTATGACGAGTTTGGATTTATTGTCTCTGATCCGTCCAAAAGAGGCATATATGGCGTCGGCTGCGCCAGGAGACCTACAGGGGTTGCGCAATCG